The stretch of DNA TGTTATTGGTTAACTTGCCTAATGACGCACAAACTTATCGCGTAACCGCCCGGGTCGTCTGGATCACTCCCCGAGGTTCACAGGGCAGCAAACCGCCTGGTCTGGGGCTTCAATTTATTGATCCTGACGCCCGTAATTTTGCGAATAAAATAGAAACTCACCTTGCTGGCATGCTAAAATCATCTCAAATGACTGATACGATGTAATGTGATGCTGATTGACTCCCACTGCCATTTAAACTTTATCGATTTAACCGAATTTGACAATAATCTGGATAACGTCATTCGACAAGCAAAGGACAATGATGTCCAGCACTTTCTCTGTGTCTGCGTCGATTTGTCTGATTATGATACTTTGTGCACGATCGCCAAGCGATATAATCAGGTTAGCATTTCCGTTGGCCTTCACCCAAATAGCCTGATTGAAAAGGAGCCTGATGCGGCATTGCTGATACAAATGGCAAGCCACCCCGCCTGTATTGCCATTGGGGAAACCGGACTTGACTATTATCGGAACGAGACTGCAGATGGGCCTGAATTACAACGCTCCCGGTTTCGCGAGCATATTCGGGCAGCGATTCAGTCAAATAAACCTTTGATTATTCATACCCGTCAGGCAGCCGAAGACACACTTCGGGTGATGAAAGAAGAAAATGCGGACGCAATTGGCGGGGTAATGCATTGTTTTTCAGAAACCTGGGACATTGCCAAACAAGCTCTGGATATGAACTTCTATATTTCAATGTCTGGAATTGTCAGCTTTAAGAATGCAGCTGTTTTGCACGATGTTGCTAAAAAAGTGCCGCTGGATCGTTTGTTGATTGAAACTGATTCCCCGTATCTTGCGCCTGTTCCCTTCAGAGGCAAGCAAAATCATCCCGCGTTGGTTAAATATGTGGCTCAGGCGGTTGCCGACTTAAGACAGATGGATTATGAAGAGGTCGCGAGAATTACCACTGAAAACTTTAAATGCTGTTTTAAATTATAAAAAGAAATACGACTGGTGCGGCCCTTGGTCCAATGGTACTTACTTAAGTCGTGCAACTTGGGGAGGGAATATTCTCTACCTCTACGTCTTCCAACCGCCTACATCACCCGACTTGTACGGGTGATCCAGACTACTCAAAGGATAGTTGTGAGGATGCCCGGGACAAGCCGTGGCACGTGGGCGTGAGGAGGAGCCCTCATACAAGCTGCGGGACGTAGGGAGTGAGGGTTAAATCCTTAAGTAAGTGACATTACATATTACTCAACTCAAGCTGTAACTGTCTTGAGAAGACAAGTCTTCATCATTCGTACGTTCTGTCTGATTATTACTATTTTCGTCCCGTATATCTCGGGCTCGACTCTTATAATACTGTGAGGTAGCAATTAAGGGTTTTATGGCTTCATCCTGCTCCGAAATTTTACTCTGCGCTGATTTGGGCGAACTGAATCCGCTTTTTATCCAATTCCATAGTCTGCTCAAAAGCTCTGTAAAGCTAGGCAAACGACTAACATATTCTTTCGTTTCTTCTTCATTTTGAGGATAATCGGCTTCTTCATCTGAGTCATGAGCCATTTGTGGTTTTTCAGCTAAAGTCTTCAGTATATTGAGGCATCGCTGATCACCCGCATTTCTTGCTATATCCAGTACATCTTCTGACTTGATTAATGCAGCCAGATTAAGGTTTGGTACTGATTCATTTAAGTAATTAATTACCGCCTTGACACACTCAGGGTTACGAGACGCGGCCGCGCCTTTTAGTAGAAAAAGCTGATACACTTTTCCATGTTGCTCATTCTGTACATGTTTATCAAGTGTTTGGCGTACAAAACCATCTTCAAGGAATTTTTCAAAAGCCTGTAGCCGGCCTGCTTGCAGTGCGATTTTACTGGCAGCCAGATAAGCAACACTGGGATCTCCATCGGCATCATTTAAAAAACTTCGATATTGCTCGTCTAGCAATATAGTCATTGCTTCCAGTTTATTGTCGCGAGCAGCCATTTTCAACGCCATACGTGAATCGCTTGCTCCATTTCTAAACCAGGCCTCTATTAAGTCCTTATCGTCCTGAATAGCTGCCATCGTCAGTTGATTAAAATGAACATTATCGCCAACGTCGGCAGAGGCATTAGCTCGTTCAGGATTATTTTTAATAATATTCTTGATAATAAAGTTTTCTTTATCAGGGAAGCTGTGATTGATGGTTGAGGAAGGATGCGCCATCACATTAATGGTCAGGGGAATTGTTTCCAGAGGGCCTTGTTCTGTTGCAAACGCTTCCCTGGATAAAAAATTAGCTAACTTGCCTGCAGCGTTTACTTTCTCTCCATCTGTAAACACACGAAACTTGTTATTATTCGGATCATAGACTTCGAAATTTCCATCTTTATTAACGGATACGGCAATTGCATGGGTTGGGGTTCTAACCGTCCAGGCAGTGTCAGGAACTCTCATTTTGTTGAAGATGTGTCTCCAGTCACCGCGCTCAGCCACCAGCCCAATATTATAGACTCGTTGCAGCTTCATCGGCACATTGACCGTCGTGGTATCCCCGTCAGGACCAGGTGCAGGTTGGGCAACGGGAACTTTAAGATTGAGTACCGCATCTTCCTGGCTTAGTTTTTTATTAAATTCCTGGGGCAGATAGGCGTTCAACACTTCCCGAATAAATTGGTTTATCTCACTGTCGCTAACAGTCTGATTTTTGATAGATTCAGGATCTTTCTTTTGAGCTAATAACTCGCCCTTACGATTGATCGCATCTAAAATTCTTGCAAATTGGCTGGATTTTCCTTCGAGAGCATATTGGACATAGACCGCCGCCAAGCCATTACATATCCCATTATCATTGGCACTAAGCTCAATATCTCCCTCCTGCAGGATTAAATTAATCATGGGAATAATATAAGCTTGTTCCATTCCTTTGACGCTGGTGAATCCAAAATCAGGTAAAGGGGATTTGTTCGACATGTTAAAACTCGTATAACTGATTACCACTTACAATAATTTTAGAACATTTAGCTTAAGGTTATCTTAGGGAGAGATACTCTGAATATCTGTATCTAATATCCCATGATGGTTTTCATCTAATCCATACTTTAAATGTAATCCGGAAAAAAGGAGTTTTCATGGGGATTGATGCCTCTACAGTGATTAGCTTAAAACCTGAGGGACTTTATTGCATTCCTGGCGCTTTTTATATTGACCCGCTTGCTTCAGTTAAAAAAGCTATAATCACTCATGCGCATTCCGATCATGCCCGTATGGACCATCAGGAGGTTCTGGCTACTTCTGAAACGATTGAGCTCATGCAAATCCGTTATGGTGAAGATTGCAAAACCCGTTTTCAAGGGCTTGCTTACCATTCAAGGATTAAGGTTAAAGATGTAACTGTTTATTTTCTGCCTGCGGGTCATATTTTGGGGAGCGCTCAGATTGTTATCGTATTTAAAGGATATCGCCTGATTATTTCTGGTGACTATAAACGTTCCATTGACCCTACTTGTGCCGCTTTTGAAACAGAACCCGCAAATCTGCTGGTTACAGAGGCGACCTTTGGATTACCTGTTTTTAAGCATCCGCCTATTGAATCAGAGTTAAACCGCTTATTGGTATCGATGAAAAAACATCCTGGCACCTGTCATATCATTGCCGCCTATGCTTTGGGAAAAGCGCAGCGCTTAATAAAAAGTTTGAGGATTTCAGGCTTTGATGAACCAGTTTATATTCATGGCGCTTTATCAACATTTTGTGAATTTTACCAGCAAAAAGGCATAGATCTTGGTGATTTAAGATCTGCCAGTCAACTCAGTCCACAAACTGCAGCCGGGAAATTGGTTATTTGTCCGCCGAGTGCATTACAGGATCGCTGGAACAGGCGCTTCGGAGATATTCGCTTAGGTTATGCCTCAGGCTGGATGCGAATTCGAGCTCGTGCTAAACAGAAAGGTATTGATCTGCCTTTGGTCATTTCTGATCATGCCGACTGGAATGAACTGACTCAAACCATAGAAGAAATAAATCCCGAATTGCTATGGGTTACACATGGAAGCGAAGAAGCCCTTGTTTATTATGCGCGGCAAAAGGGATACCAGGCGCACGCCCTGCATTTGTTAGGATATGAAGAAAATATGGAGTAAATATGCATCAATTTTCGAGCTTACTTAATGAGTTGTATTTTACATACAGTAATCTGGCGAAAACTGAACTACTTAAAAATTATTTTTCGACAGCTCCCGATCCGGAAAGGGGTTATGGCCTGGCCATACTTGCTGGCACATTAGAGTTCCCGACGTTCAAATGGAGTATGATAAAAGAGTTGATGAAGGAGTATGTGGATCCGGTATTATTTTCATTATCCTATGATTACGTCGGCGATCTGTCCGACACCATCGCATTACTCTGGCCCAACCAGCAATCGTTAAAGCCGCTTCCTGTATTGAGTGCAATTGTTGAGACCTTTAATCAGCTACCCGAAGAAAGGATTGCATCCTATCTTCGCGATCTTTTAAACAGCGCAACTACCGATGAGCGATGGGCCTTATTAAAAACAGGCACTGGAAGTTTGCGGGTAGGCGTTTCCGCCCGCTTTATAAAAAAAGCGCTTGCCGAATACGGGCAGGTTGATGTGAGAGATATTGAGCATGTCTGGCATGCTGTTAAGCCGCCTTATGAAGAGTTATTTGCCTGGCTTGAAGGGCACACTGGCTATCCACAAATTGAAGAGAATATTCATTATCATCCGGTCATGCTTTCCCATCCTCTGAGTGAAAAAGATTTGAATTCTCTGGATCTCGAACAATACGCTATAGAAAGAAAGTTTGACGGGATTCGCGTTCAATTAATTTCTACCGACTCGGGTAAGCGATTGTTTACACGAACGGGAGAGGATATTAGCCATTCATTCCCGGATATTCTTGCCGGAATACAGGGAAAGGTAATATTAGATGGAGAGTTGGTTGTCAAAAGCCGTGAAACTGTTGGCAGTTTTAATGAACTGCAGCAGCGTTTGAATCGGAAAAACCCTGGTAAAGACCTGATTAATAAATATCCTGCTGCCATTATTTTTTACGATATGCTTTCTATTAACGGCGAGGATATTCGTCCACTAACTTTTATGGAGAGAAGAGTCTGTCTTGAATCGTGGTATAAAGAAAACCCGAATTCCAGCTGGCTATTATCTGAACTGCTCGATTTGGATAAGCAGAATATTTTTGTAATTAGAGCTCAGATACTTTCCGAAAAACATGTAGCTGTTGAAGGGCTTATGTTAAAACATAAAAGCAGCCCTTATATTGCAGGTCGTCCAAAGGGCCATTGGTTTAAGTGGAAACGAGATCCGATGCTGGTGGATGCTGTATTGATGTATGCTCAGCGCGGGCAAGGGAAACGTTCCTCTTTTTATTCAGATTATACCTTTGGTTTGTGGGAAGATAGCGAGATAGTTCCTATTGGGAAGGCTTATTTTGGATTTACAGACAAGGAGCTTTATGAGCTCGATAAATGGATAAGACATCATACCATTAACCGGTTTGGCCCTGTGCGCGAAGTAGAAAAACAGCTGGTGTTTGAAGTGGCTTTTGATGAGGTACGTGAATCGAAGCGCCATAAATCAGGTCTGGCGCTTCGCTTTCCAAGAATACATCGTATACGCTGGGATAAACCGGCAAAGGAAGCTGATACCTTGGCGGTTTTGCGCGGGTTTTTAAAGTAGGCGCGTTTACAAGACTGATATAACTAGAAAATACGGGCTAAAAGCCAAATCACAACCAATACGCTAAGCGGTACTCCCAACAGCCAGGCAATAATATATTTCCACATAATGCGCTCCTGTAGTTTATTCCGTTAGTGAAGCTATTTATAAGTATAGTTCGTTTATTCCTTGCAAAAGAGGCTGGCAATCAAACCAATAACAGCGCAAGCGAAAAGACTGACTGAAAACAGTGAGGGATATTGCATAAGAAAAACACCAACCAAACCTCCGAGTACCGAGGACATACACATACGAAAGGTGTTAACAAAACCAAGGGCGGTAGCGGCTTGTTCAGTATAATCAGCCAGAATCAAAGAGACGGTCGGCGGGTTGGAAATACTGAGTCCAAAACTGAGTAATAGAACAGGAGCAAGGGAGGTCAGTGTAATTCCATAGCGTATATATAAGAGTATTAGTAATGTCGAACCAACAACCATTAATAGATTACCAAAACGAATATTCCATACGAGTGATTTATACTCTCTTAGCCAGATTCCGAAATAATTCCCCACAATAATTGTTAATCCATTGCAGGCGAATATAATGGCAAAGGCTTGGGGCGAGTAGCTTAAACTATCGATAACCAGATAAGCGGCATTTACCACGATAATCATCAGGCAAGTGTAGGAAAATGTAACCATAATGGTTCCTATCCACAATTTTCTATGCCATAAAATTTCCCTGTAATATTGAAAGTAGTGCCAGATCGTCTTGCCTGACCTCTGCCAATAGCGAGACTCTTTTAAAAAAGGAATGGAAGCCCAAAATAAGACGATAGCCAGCAAGGCCATAAATATAAAATTGGCTCTCCAGCCAAAATTGACAAAAATAAGTGAGCCTATTAACGGCGCGAAAATAGGGGAGGCGGTAACGATCATCGAAAGATGGGAGAGTAAACGGGCTCGGTCAATATTATCCTCTACATCACGCGCAGTGGAGAAGGCGATTATATTGGAGCTGCAGGCTGCAAATCCCTGAATGATTCTTGCAATAATCAATATTTCAATACTGGTGGCGAAAATGCAAATCAGGGTGGCAAAAAGAAAAACGTATAGGCTTGAAAAGAGGGCTTTGCGACGTCCAAAATAATCAATGATTGGACCCCAAAAGAGTTGAGCTACTCCAAAAGAAAAGAAAAAAAGACTGAGCGTTAATTGTCCGATAGCATGGGTTGTCTCAAAATAACTGGTTATTGCGGGCAATGCTGGCTGAAAAGAATCAAAGGTTACGAGACAAAAGGAAGATAGAAAACCAAGATAAACCAGCTTATTCTCATTCACAGGTGCCTGATTCCTTTTCAATTATTTCATAGGATGCTGGCAATATATTAGCATAGCATGCGTTTGAAATTCATATTAAAATAGCTGATCTATTTATGCGTACTGAGAATCTGATGAAATTTTACCTGGGTCTTATGTCTGGTACCAGTATGGATGGTATTGACGCCGCATTGATTGATGAAAATAATAATTTTATTGATGGCTTAACCCGACCTTATAATTACCAGGTCAGAGACAGTATTCTTTCGGTTTCTCAGGGTGAGAAAAAAACGATCGCCGAGTTTAACCAGTTGCATACGCTCATTGGTCGAGAATTCGCTGCAGCTGCTCGAGAGCTGATTTTAAGGCATGAAGATAAAAAACCGTGGATTCAGGCCATTGGCAGTCACGGCCAGACACTATGTCATGATGCCGGCGCTCAAATACCCTATACTGTTCAGTTAGGTTGCGGCCATACTATTGCTGAGGCGACTGGAATTACGGTGGTTGCTGATTTTCGCACGAGGGATTTAATTGTTGGTGGAGAGGGGGCGCCCTTTGCTCCTGCCTATCACCAGGAAATTTTCAGACATCTGGGAACCCCTTTAGCTATTGTGAATATCGGAGGTATCAGCAATATCACCTGTTTGCATAGTGAAACAGCGATTTCAGGCTTTGATTTGGGACCCGGCAATTGCCTTATGGATCAGTGGATAAGCTTGCATCTTGGCAAAAGTTACGACAAAAATGGAGAATGGGCTGGCCAGGGAACAATAATCCGGGAGCTCATCGAGCAATTA from Legionella quinlivanii encodes:
- a CDS encoding PilZ domain-containing protein, producing MSEEVPVINCAYPSESALYMAYMPFLKNGGLFVRTLQSYAIDTKVVLLVNLPNDAQTYRVTARVVWITPRGSQGSKPPGLGLQFIDPDARNFANKIETHLAGMLKSSQMTDTM
- a CDS encoding ligase-associated DNA damage response exonuclease, whose protein sequence is MGIDASTVISLKPEGLYCIPGAFYIDPLASVKKAIITHAHSDHARMDHQEVLATSETIELMQIRYGEDCKTRFQGLAYHSRIKVKDVTVYFLPAGHILGSAQIVIVFKGYRLIISGDYKRSIDPTCAAFETEPANLLVTEATFGLPVFKHPPIESELNRLLVSMKKHPGTCHIIAAYALGKAQRLIKSLRISGFDEPVYIHGALSTFCEFYQQKGIDLGDLRSASQLSPQTAAGKLVICPPSALQDRWNRRFGDIRLGYASGWMRIRARAKQKGIDLPLVISDHADWNELTQTIEEINPELLWVTHGSEEALVYYARQKGYQAHALHLLGYEENME
- a CDS encoding TatD family hydrolase, which gives rise to MLIDSHCHLNFIDLTEFDNNLDNVIRQAKDNDVQHFLCVCVDLSDYDTLCTIAKRYNQVSISVGLHPNSLIEKEPDAALLIQMASHPACIAIGETGLDYYRNETADGPELQRSRFREHIRAAIQSNKPLIIHTRQAAEDTLRVMKEENADAIGGVMHCFSETWDIAKQALDMNFYISMSGIVSFKNAAVLHDVAKKVPLDRLLIETDSPYLAPVPFRGKQNHPALVKYVAQAVADLRQMDYEEVARITTENFKCCFKL
- a CDS encoding cisplatin damage response ATP-dependent DNA ligase; the protein is MHQFSSLLNELYFTYSNLAKTELLKNYFSTAPDPERGYGLAILAGTLEFPTFKWSMIKELMKEYVDPVLFSLSYDYVGDLSDTIALLWPNQQSLKPLPVLSAIVETFNQLPEERIASYLRDLLNSATTDERWALLKTGTGSLRVGVSARFIKKALAEYGQVDVRDIEHVWHAVKPPYEELFAWLEGHTGYPQIEENIHYHPVMLSHPLSEKDLNSLDLEQYAIERKFDGIRVQLISTDSGKRLFTRTGEDISHSFPDILAGIQGKVILDGELVVKSRETVGSFNELQQRLNRKNPGKDLINKYPAAIIFYDMLSINGEDIRPLTFMERRVCLESWYKENPNSSWLLSELLDLDKQNIFVIRAQILSEKHVAVEGLMLKHKSSPYIAGRPKGHWFKWKRDPMLVDAVLMYAQRGQGKRSSFYSDYTFGLWEDSEIVPIGKAYFGFTDKELYELDKWIRHHTINRFGPVREVEKQLVFEVAFDEVRESKRHKSGLALRFPRIHRIRWDKPAKEADTLAVLRGFLK
- a CDS encoding MFS transporter is translated as MNENKLVYLGFLSSFCLVTFDSFQPALPAITSYFETTHAIGQLTLSLFFFSFGVAQLFWGPIIDYFGRRKALFSSLYVFLFATLICIFATSIEILIIARIIQGFAACSSNIIAFSTARDVEDNIDRARLLSHLSMIVTASPIFAPLIGSLIFVNFGWRANFIFMALLAIVLFWASIPFLKESRYWQRSGKTIWHYFQYYREILWHRKLWIGTIMVTFSYTCLMIIVVNAAYLVIDSLSYSPQAFAIIFACNGLTIIVGNYFGIWLREYKSLVWNIRFGNLLMVVGSTLLILLYIRYGITLTSLAPVLLLSFGLSISNPPTVSLILADYTEQAATALGFVNTFRMCMSSVLGGLVGVFLMQYPSLFSVSLFACAVIGLIASLFCKE
- a CDS encoding anhydro-N-acetylmuramic acid kinase, with translation MKFYLGLMSGTSMDGIDAALIDENNNFIDGLTRPYNYQVRDSILSVSQGEKKTIAEFNQLHTLIGREFAAAARELILRHEDKKPWIQAIGSHGQTLCHDAGAQIPYTVQLGCGHTIAEATGITVVADFRTRDLIVGGEGAPFAPAYHQEIFRHLGTPLAIVNIGGISNITCLHSETAISGFDLGPGNCLMDQWISLHLGKSYDKNGEWAGQGTIIRELIEQLLNDSYFKRPAPKSIGKEYFSLDWLSRYLKADYHPEDVQASLLFLTAKTIAMGIQQIFPEPVTVLICGGGAHNNELLQSLQALLSAYTVKSSNDFNIHADYIEAMMFAWFAAKTMNQIPFNLKSITGAKYPAILGAIYSAGIDKRNPNGCNVPFDLTLGTLV